A part of Pseudomonadota bacterium genomic DNA contains:
- a CDS encoding DNA-binding response regulator, which yields MSGRGKSVLIVDDEAEICSSLEMALRPRGYEVRSVESGEQALDSALERPPDLVILDLSLPGMNGLEVCKRLREHSQVPIIVLSVRSAESDKITALDLGADDYVTKPFALGELLARMRTAFRHAAAVESERSVYEFDGLKVNFTLRQVTVQGRDVRLTPKEFDLLHYFIQHADSIATHANLLAAVWGDEYREDKPLLRVHIANLRQKLEPNPSRPTFIVNEPGVGYRFRTSATE from the coding sequence ATGTCTGGTCGAGGCAAATCAGTCCTCATCGTAGACGACGAGGCCGAGATATGCAGCTCTCTCGAGATGGCGCTGCGACCTCGCGGGTATGAGGTGCGCTCGGTGGAGAGCGGAGAGCAGGCGCTCGATTCGGCGCTCGAGCGTCCGCCCGACCTCGTGATCCTCGACCTGTCGCTGCCCGGCATGAACGGTCTCGAGGTGTGCAAGCGGCTGCGCGAGCACTCGCAGGTGCCCATCATCGTTCTCTCGGTGCGCAGCGCTGAGTCTGACAAGATCACGGCGCTCGATCTCGGGGCCGATGACTACGTCACCAAGCCCTTTGCCCTGGGCGAGCTTCTTGCGCGCATGCGCACGGCCTTTCGACACGCCGCGGCGGTGGAGTCAGAGCGGTCGGTGTATGAGTTCGACGGGCTGAAGGTGAACTTCACCCTTCGGCAGGTCACGGTGCAGGGACGTGATGTGCGTCTCACCCCGAAGGAGTTCGATCTCCTTCACTACTTCATCCAGCACGCCGACAGCATCGCGACCCACGCAAACCTCCTCGCCGCGGTCTGGGGCGACGAGTACCGCGAAGACAAGCCCTTGCTCCGCGTCCACATCGCAAACCTCCGCCAGAAGCTCGAGCCCAATCCGTCGCGTCCCACGTTCATCGTGAACGAGCCAGGCGTGGGATATCGCTTTCGAACATCCGCCACAGAGTAG
- a CDS encoding DUF4118 domain-containing protein, with amino-acid sequence MISPPMARAMSMPQSDFPLAVGPTTAIRGRLWGMRLKAAIMGWLMGGRFLSMGLSFGYVLHAVLRSFFDAIRPCVMAFLFIALGTCSMLQAPPTATTDAIAATFFLLVIAIVADRYGADSACFAAGMSGVTWTLFFLRPESFGNLQIDEMVPVGVFCTVGLWTGLITVKLRRQKQLAEERERETDSLYRLTLSILATTRLQEAAKVLIDSLGGAGECTLLSVEDDGAIKPVVGDLPLDEASLRRVQQAVSTGAEVRDDGVEPPLHHLPLQVGGQKMGALTVRDVQRGASPTPQMFAVAGHAAMALHRHRLERSAVEALARLEAERLKASLLASVSHDLRTPLASIKAAASGIVLEDVAVDEEGRKTLVERIIASADRLDGLVSNLLSMSRLEAGAWKPAKELFPFSEIVAGVLGRFSEREASRIIVDLPEDLPLVPLDGVQIEQVVWNLIENAFKYVPGASPLLLRIRCRGARVEVILRDHGAGIPRGEERRIFQKFYRAHRGGERGAPGVGMGLAICREIVEAHGGEITAANAPGGGAVFTFFLPLEEKKEAKSCLVEANQSSS; translated from the coding sequence ATGATCTCGCCGCCAATGGCTCGTGCGATGTCAATGCCCCAGTCTGATTTTCCGCTTGCTGTCGGGCCCACCACGGCAATCAGGGGAAGGTTGTGGGGAATGCGGCTCAAGGCCGCCATCATGGGGTGGCTCATGGGGGGGCGATTCTTGTCAATGGGGCTTTCTTTCGGATATGTTCTCCACGCCGTGCTGCGCTCTTTCTTCGACGCGATCAGACCTTGTGTGATGGCCTTCCTGTTCATCGCCCTTGGAACCTGCTCGATGCTTCAGGCTCCCCCCACGGCGACCACGGACGCCATCGCCGCGACCTTCTTCCTGCTCGTCATCGCCATCGTTGCGGACCGGTACGGTGCAGACAGCGCCTGCTTCGCTGCCGGCATGTCGGGGGTGACCTGGACCCTGTTCTTCCTCCGCCCTGAGAGCTTCGGGAACCTGCAGATCGACGAGATGGTTCCCGTTGGCGTGTTCTGCACGGTCGGGCTGTGGACCGGGCTGATCACGGTCAAGCTGCGCCGTCAGAAGCAGCTGGCGGAGGAGCGCGAGCGCGAGACCGACAGCCTCTATCGCCTCACCTTGTCGATTCTGGCGACCACGCGCCTCCAGGAGGCGGCGAAGGTGCTGATCGACAGCCTCGGCGGAGCAGGGGAGTGCACCCTGCTCAGTGTCGAGGACGACGGCGCGATCAAGCCGGTTGTGGGTGACCTGCCTCTCGATGAGGCGTCGCTCAGACGCGTCCAGCAGGCCGTATCGACGGGCGCGGAGGTTCGCGATGACGGGGTCGAGCCGCCGCTGCATCACCTTCCCCTTCAGGTAGGCGGTCAGAAGATGGGGGCGCTTACCGTGCGCGATGTGCAGCGCGGCGCGAGCCCCACGCCACAGATGTTCGCTGTTGCGGGGCACGCGGCCATGGCCCTCCATCGCCATCGCCTCGAGCGCTCGGCCGTCGAGGCCCTTGCCAGGCTCGAGGCCGAGCGCCTGAAGGCGTCGCTCCTTGCGTCGGTCTCCCATGACCTGCGAACGCCGCTCGCCTCGATCAAGGCCGCGGCGAGCGGCATCGTGCTCGAGGATGTTGCGGTGGACGAAGAGGGCAGAAAGACCCTGGTCGAGCGCATCATTGCCAGTGCTGATCGCCTTGACGGTCTCGTGAGCAACCTGCTGAGCATGTCGCGCCTCGAGGCCGGCGCGTGGAAGCCGGCAAAGGAGCTCTTCCCCTTCTCGGAGATCGTGGCCGGCGTGCTCGGACGTTTCTCGGAGCGCGAGGCCTCGCGTATCATCGTCGATCTCCCGGAAGACCTCCCGCTGGTCCCACTTGACGGCGTGCAGATCGAACAGGTGGTCTGGAACCTCATCGAAAACGCTTTCAAGTATGTCCCGGGCGCGTCTCCCCTGCTGCTGCGAATCCGCTGCCGCGGTGCCCGGGTCGAGGTCATCCTGCGCGATCACGGCGCCGGGATCCCCCGGGGGGAAGAGCGTCGCATCTTTCAGAAGTTCTATCGCGCGCATCGCGGCGGTGAGCGCGGAGCCCCCGGGGTGGGCATGGGCCTGGCCATCTGTCGCGAGATCGTGGAGGCCCACGGCGGTGAGATCACGGCCGCAAACGCTCCTGGCGGAGGTGCGGTCTTCACCTTCTTCCTGCCGCTCGAGGAGAAAAAGGAGGCGAAGTCATGTCTGGTCGAGGCAAATCAGTCCTCATCGTAG
- a CDS encoding tRNA dimethylallyltransferase, translating to MNRKAITQGLIASKKERSTAWRTYPKESPIDKNRPPMSHPMMAALSRIPHNLPLIAVVGPTASGKSDWGIDIARAIGGEIISADSRQIYAGLDLGSGKVEGHLDTARGRAVESLGGRFVVAPFVSRGIDHWMIDISPPHVVVTMAQYQALALDAVADAAARGRVPVLVGGTGLYVSALLDGLVVPAVPPDPVLRARLEGLSLEALASELLTLDPDAAHTVDMRNPRRLMRAIEVVRETGTAESLRARVTLPWRATVLGPRVERDDLRNRIHARLAARLEQGMVAEVEGLLAQGVTHARLEDLGLEYRWVSRHLRGELSREQMTTALEQAIVLFAKRQTTWFRNHGTVTWLDTAKEAVARATAAVETPQRSRRGDADAPSPGGL from the coding sequence ATGAACAGGAAGGCCATCACACAAGGTCTGATCGCGTCGAAGAAAGAGCGCAGCACGGCGTGGAGAACATATCCGAAAGAAAGCCCCATTGACAAGAATCGCCCCCCCATGAGCCACCCCATGATGGCGGCCTTGAGCCGCATTCCCCACAACCTTCCCCTGATTGCCGTGGTGGGCCCGACAGCAAGCGGAAAATCAGACTGGGGCATTGACATCGCACGAGCCATTGGCGGCGAGATCATCTCGGCAGACTCTCGTCAGATCTACGCGGGGCTCGACCTCGGCAGCGGTAAGGTCGAGGGACATCTCGACACGGCGCGAGGGCGCGCTGTCGAGTCGCTGGGCGGGCGCTTCGTCGTCGCCCCGTTTGTCTCTCGCGGCATCGACCACTGGATGATCGACATCTCCCCCCCCCACGTCGTCGTCACCATGGCGCAATACCAGGCCCTCGCGCTCGACGCGGTGGCAGATGCGGCCGCTCGCGGACGCGTGCCCGTTCTCGTGGGCGGAACCGGGCTCTACGTGAGCGCGCTGCTCGACGGCCTCGTCGTTCCTGCCGTGCCCCCCGATCCTGTTCTGCGCGCCCGACTGGAAGGCCTCAGCCTCGAGGCCCTCGCCTCAGAGCTGCTGACCCTCGATCCGGACGCAGCCCACACGGTCGACATGCGAAACCCACGCCGCCTGATGCGGGCCATCGAGGTCGTGCGCGAGACGGGCACGGCGGAATCGCTGCGCGCCCGCGTCACGCTGCCGTGGCGAGCCACCGTGCTCGGCCCTCGGGTGGAGCGCGACGACCTTCGCAACCGCATCCACGCGCGCCTCGCAGCGCGGCTGGAGCAGGGCATGGTGGCCGAGGTCGAAGGCCTGCTCGCGCAGGGCGTCACCCACGCGCGCCTCGAGGACCTCGGGCTCGAGTACCGATGGGTGAGCCGCCACCTGCGGGGAGAGCTGTCGAGAGAGCAGATGACTACCGCGCTGGAGCAGGCCATCGTGCTGTTCGCCAAGCGGCAGACCACCTGGTTTCGCAACCATGGGACGGTGACGTGGCTCGACACCGCGAAAGAAGCCGTCGCACGCGCGACTGCGGCTGTGGAGACGCCTCAGCGCTCGCGTCGAGGCGATGCCGACGCCCCGTCGCCGGGCGGGCTGTAG
- a CDS encoding M13 family peptidase codes for MQIPDSTSAAQTARLSSRAATPSESVAAPPEVCDRVQVSSPAPARAASAASAKPAPVSEAPAPVAQKAAEAPMALIASSTARAEAQAAPRVLLAETAVPTASASLLGLAPASSPPDVKPTSAGFDLSNLDPSVKPSENFFRYANGGWIDKNPIPAELPRWGRFLELNESNVRICNDIMRDASAAALTASKGSDLQKMGDFYASGMDEQAIEAAGLTPLQASLDAIDKISSLDELRRAVADLHASGVNAFFAIGSTQDAKDNTQVIGEVDQAGLGLPDRDYYFKTDEKSSAIRAAYVDHMAKTFELMGDKPEDARVNAETVMALETELAAHSRTRVQLRDPEANYNKTDRAALSALTPNFDWNGYLADVGIADVKELNVGQPEFFQALDSVLATRPLGDLKTYLRWHLIDSSAGNLSKAFVDENFHFKGTVLSGTPTIRPRWKRVVGAADGAIGDIVGKAYVEKTFPPEAKARVGEMIDNLKGAFRESLQNLSWMSPETRTKAIEKMDAFTAKIGYPDKWKDYSDLEINRGPFVLNVMAANRHAFAQDLAKIGKPVDRTEWHMTPQTVNAYYNPLQNEIVFPAGILQPPFFNFAADDAVNYGGIGAVIGHEMTHGFDDQGAQFDGEGNLKNWWTDSDLANFHQRTDAVSALFDTFEVEPGLHINGKLVTGEATADLGGVTLAYRAFERSMEGRQRPDNIDGFSPEQRFFLGFAQIWAGAQRPEYTRMQVTTDPHPYAPFRVNGTLENLPAFADAFNVKPGDPMTLPPEKQIQIW; via the coding sequence ATGCAGATCCCTGATTCCACGTCCGCCGCCCAGACCGCCAGACTGTCCTCTCGCGCCGCGACGCCTTCTGAGTCGGTCGCCGCTCCTCCCGAGGTATGCGATCGGGTGCAGGTGTCGTCTCCCGCGCCCGCGCGAGCCGCGTCCGCCGCATCGGCGAAGCCTGCGCCTGTCTCCGAAGCGCCGGCCCCCGTGGCACAGAAGGCGGCCGAAGCACCGATGGCCCTCATCGCATCGTCGACAGCCAGAGCTGAGGCCCAGGCCGCGCCTCGCGTGCTCCTGGCCGAAACAGCGGTTCCGACGGCCTCGGCGTCCCTGCTGGGGCTTGCGCCCGCATCGTCCCCACCTGATGTGAAGCCCACCAGCGCGGGATTCGATCTCTCGAACCTCGACCCGAGCGTGAAGCCGAGCGAGAACTTCTTTCGCTACGCCAATGGGGGCTGGATCGACAAGAATCCCATTCCCGCCGAGTTGCCTCGCTGGGGGCGCTTCCTCGAGCTCAACGAGAGCAACGTGCGCATCTGCAACGACATCATGCGCGATGCCTCCGCCGCAGCCCTCACAGCATCCAAGGGCAGCGACCTCCAGAAGATGGGCGACTTCTACGCCAGTGGCATGGATGAACAGGCCATTGAAGCGGCGGGCCTGACGCCGCTGCAAGCCTCGCTCGACGCCATCGACAAGATCAGCAGCCTCGACGAGCTTCGCCGCGCGGTGGCCGATCTGCACGCCAGCGGTGTCAACGCGTTCTTTGCCATCGGATCGACACAAGACGCCAAGGACAACACCCAGGTCATCGGCGAGGTCGACCAGGCGGGGCTCGGGCTGCCCGACCGCGACTACTACTTCAAGACCGATGAGAAGTCGTCTGCGATTCGTGCCGCGTACGTCGATCACATGGCGAAGACGTTCGAGCTCATGGGAGACAAGCCAGAAGACGCTCGCGTCAATGCCGAGACCGTCATGGCCCTCGAGACCGAGCTCGCGGCCCATTCCCGCACCCGCGTGCAGCTGCGCGATCCGGAAGCCAACTACAACAAGACCGATCGCGCGGCGCTGAGCGCCCTCACCCCGAACTTCGACTGGAACGGCTACCTGGCTGACGTGGGCATCGCAGACGTGAAGGAGCTCAACGTGGGCCAGCCCGAGTTCTTCCAGGCACTCGACAGCGTGCTGGCCACGCGTCCTCTCGGCGATCTCAAGACCTACCTGCGATGGCATCTCATCGACTCCAGCGCGGGCAATCTCTCGAAGGCGTTCGTCGACGAGAACTTCCACTTCAAGGGAACCGTTCTCAGCGGCACGCCCACCATCCGACCTCGCTGGAAGCGCGTCGTGGGTGCGGCTGACGGCGCCATCGGCGACATCGTCGGAAAGGCCTATGTCGAGAAGACCTTCCCGCCCGAGGCCAAGGCCCGCGTGGGAGAGATGATCGACAATCTCAAGGGCGCGTTCCGCGAGAGCCTGCAGAACCTGTCTTGGATGAGCCCCGAGACGCGGACCAAGGCCATCGAGAAGATGGACGCCTTCACCGCAAAGATCGGCTATCCGGACAAGTGGAAGGACTACAGCGATCTTGAGATCAATCGGGGGCCCTTCGTGCTCAACGTCATGGCCGCCAACCGCCATGCGTTCGCCCAGGACCTCGCCAAGATCGGCAAGCCGGTCGACCGCACGGAGTGGCACATGACGCCACAGACGGTGAACGCCTACTACAACCCCCTCCAGAACGAGATCGTGTTCCCCGCGGGCATCCTGCAGCCGCCCTTCTTCAACTTCGCGGCCGATGACGCCGTGAACTACGGGGGCATCGGTGCGGTCATCGGGCATGAGATGACGCACGGCTTCGATGATCAGGGAGCGCAGTTCGACGGCGAGGGAAATCTCAAGAACTGGTGGACTGACAGCGACCTGGCCAACTTCCATCAGCGCACTGACGCCGTGTCGGCGCTCTTCGACACCTTCGAGGTAGAGCCCGGGCTCCACATCAACGGCAAGCTGGTGACCGGAGAGGCGACGGCCGATCTGGGCGGTGTCACGCTCGCCTATCGCGCCTTCGAGCGTTCGATGGAGGGGCGTCAGCGGCCGGACAACATCGACGGGTTCAGTCCCGAGCAGCGCTTCTTCCTCGGGTTCGCCCAGATCTGGGCGGGAGCGCAGCGTCCCGAGTACACCCGGATGCAGGTCACCACTGACCCTCACCCGTACGCTCCCTTCCGGGTCAACGGTACGCTCGAGAACCTGCCTGCGTTCGCAGATGCGTTCAACGTGAAGCCGGGCGATCCGATGACGCTTCCTCCGGAGAAGCAGATCCAGATCTGGTAG